In Aquila chrysaetos chrysaetos chromosome 2, bAquChr1.4, whole genome shotgun sequence, the following are encoded in one genomic region:
- the SLC35F4 gene encoding solute carrier family 35 member F4 isoform X5 — protein MAITGIVMMAYADGFQGDSIIGVAYAVGSASTSALYKVLFKMFLGSANFGEAAHFVSTLGFFNLIFISVTPIILYFTKVEYWSPFSAVPWGYLCGVAGLWLAFNILVNVGVVLTYPILISIGTVLSVPGNAAVDLLKHKMIFSVVRLGATIIICIGFLLMLLPEEWDEITLRFINSLKEKKSEDHADDITDSSVHTRSRSRANGTVSIPLA, from the exons ATGGCAATCACAGGAATCGTAATGATGGCATATGCAGATGGTTTCCAGGGCGATTCAATTATTGGGGTAGCATATGCTGTTGGATCAGCCTCTACATCTGCATTGTATAAG GTTTTGTTCAAAATGTTTCTTGGAAGTGCAAACTTCGGGGAAGCGGCTCATTTTGTTTCTACTCTGGGCTtcttcaatttaattttcatctctgtTACCCCGATCATACTGTATTTTACAAAAGTGGAGTACTGGTCCCCCTTCTCTGCTGTGCCGTGGGGTTACCTGTGTGGCGTAGCCGGCCTCTGGTTAG CTTTCAATATTCTGGTTAACGTCGGCGTCGTGCTTACATACCCCATTCTGATCTCTATTGGCACAGTGCTCAGCGTCCCTGGAAATGCAG CTGTGGATCTGTTGAAGCACAAAATGATCTTCAGCGTAGTGAGGTTGGGAGCCACCATCATCATTTGCATTGGGTTTCTGCTGATGTTGCTCCCTGAGGAATGGGATGAAATAACCCTTAGGTTCATCAAcagcttgaaagagaaaaaaagtgaggaTCACGCCGACGACATCACAGACTCCAGCGTACAcacaagaagcagaagcagagctaATGGGACAGTGTCTATACCACTAGCTTAG
- the SLC35F4 gene encoding solute carrier family 35 member F4 isoform X2 → MDGKAAPNGVATIEDRILRITGYYGYYPGYSSQKSASRSSVIQCKPGGNCPSRHRGMTRQLSPLTVAEDSAAPILELQNRSPSGICRHSRVERQSRSGEEGTQTHTESSSQEAERQTRCQSCTSTFLKLIWRFLIILSVSSSWVGTTQFVKITYETFDCPFFMTWFSTNWNIMVFPIYYSGHLATAQEKQSPIRKFRECSRIFGEDGLTLKLFLKRTAPFSILWTLTNYLYLLALKKLTATDVSALFCCNKAFVFLLSWIVLKDRFMGARIVAAIMAITGIVMMAYADGFQGDSIIGVAYAVGSASTSALYKVLFKMFLGSANFGEAAHFVSTLGFFNLIFISVTPIILYFTKVEYWSPFSAVPWGYLCGVAGLWLAFNILVNVGVVLTYPILISIGTVLSVPGNAAVDLLKHKMIFSVVRLGATIIICIGFLLMLLPEEWDEITLRFINSLKEKKSEDHADDITDSSVHTRSRSRANGTVSIPLA, encoded by the exons GTGCCTCACGATCATCTGTCATCCAATGCAAGCCAGGAGGCAACTGCCCCAGCAGACACAGAGGCATGACTAGGCAGCTCTCCCCTCTAACTGTTGCTGAAGATTCTGCTGCTCCCATTCTTGAGCTGCAGAATCGAAGTCCCTCGGGAATCTGTCGGCACAGCAGAGTCGAGAGGCAGAGCAGATCAG gagaagaaGGAACACAAACGcacacagagagcagcagccaaGAAGCTGAAAGACAGACACGATGCCAGTCTTGCACATCCACATTTCTCAAGCTTATCTGGAGATTTCTGATAATTTTGTCCGTCTCTTCCTCCTGGGTCGGGACCACGCAGTTTGTCAAAATCACGTATGAGACCTTTGACTGTCCTTTTTTCATGACTTGGTTCTCAACAAACTGGAACATTATGGTTTTCCCCATTTATTATTCTGGGCACCTTGCAACTGCACAGGAAAAGCAGTCTCCAATCAGAAAATTCAG GGAATGCAGTCGGATTTTTGGTGAAGATGGTCTGACGCTGAAACTCTTTCTTAAAAGGACTGCTCCCTTTTCTATTCTGTGGACTTTGACTAACTACCTGTATTTACTGGCTTTAAAGAAGCTGACAGCCACAGACGTCTCTGCCCTGTTCTGTTGTAACAAAGCTTTTGTCTTCTTGCTTTCTTGGATTGTGCTGAAAGACAGGTTCATGGGAGCAAGG ATAGTTGCAGCAATAATGGCAATCACAGGAATCGTAATGATGGCATATGCAGATGGTTTCCAGGGCGATTCAATTATTGGGGTAGCATATGCTGTTGGATCAGCCTCTACATCTGCATTGTATAAG GTTTTGTTCAAAATGTTTCTTGGAAGTGCAAACTTCGGGGAAGCGGCTCATTTTGTTTCTACTCTGGGCTtcttcaatttaattttcatctctgtTACCCCGATCATACTGTATTTTACAAAAGTGGAGTACTGGTCCCCCTTCTCTGCTGTGCCGTGGGGTTACCTGTGTGGCGTAGCCGGCCTCTGGTTAG CTTTCAATATTCTGGTTAACGTCGGCGTCGTGCTTACATACCCCATTCTGATCTCTATTGGCACAGTGCTCAGCGTCCCTGGAAATGCAG CTGTGGATCTGTTGAAGCACAAAATGATCTTCAGCGTAGTGAGGTTGGGAGCCACCATCATCATTTGCATTGGGTTTCTGCTGATGTTGCTCCCTGAGGAATGGGATGAAATAACCCTTAGGTTCATCAAcagcttgaaagagaaaaaaagtgaggaTCACGCCGACGACATCACAGACTCCAGCGTACAcacaagaagcagaagcagagctaATGGGACAGTGTCTATACCACTAGCTTAG
- the SLC35F4 gene encoding solute carrier family 35 member F4 isoform X4, which translates to MDGKAAPNGVATIEDRILRITGYYGYYPGYSSQKREEGTQTHTESSSQEAERQTRCQSCTSTFLKLIWRFLIILSVSSSWVGTTQFVKITYETFDCPFFMTWFSTNWNIMVFPIYYSGHLATAQEKQSPIRKFRECSRIFGEDGLTLKLFLKRTAPFSILWTLTNYLYLLALKKLTATDVSALFCCNKAFVFLLSWIVLKDRFMGARIVAAIMAITGIVMMAYADGFQGDSIIGVAYAVGSASTSALYKVLFKMFLGSANFGEAAHFVSTLGFFNLIFISVTPIILYFTKVEYWSPFSAVPWGYLCGVAGLWLAFNILVNVGVVLTYPILISIGTVLSVPGNAAVDLLKHKMIFSVVRLGATIIICIGFLLMLLPEEWDEITLRFINSLKEKKSEDHADDITDSSVHTRSRSRANGTVSIPLA; encoded by the exons gagaagaaGGAACACAAACGcacacagagagcagcagccaaGAAGCTGAAAGACAGACACGATGCCAGTCTTGCACATCCACATTTCTCAAGCTTATCTGGAGATTTCTGATAATTTTGTCCGTCTCTTCCTCCTGGGTCGGGACCACGCAGTTTGTCAAAATCACGTATGAGACCTTTGACTGTCCTTTTTTCATGACTTGGTTCTCAACAAACTGGAACATTATGGTTTTCCCCATTTATTATTCTGGGCACCTTGCAACTGCACAGGAAAAGCAGTCTCCAATCAGAAAATTCAG GGAATGCAGTCGGATTTTTGGTGAAGATGGTCTGACGCTGAAACTCTTTCTTAAAAGGACTGCTCCCTTTTCTATTCTGTGGACTTTGACTAACTACCTGTATTTACTGGCTTTAAAGAAGCTGACAGCCACAGACGTCTCTGCCCTGTTCTGTTGTAACAAAGCTTTTGTCTTCTTGCTTTCTTGGATTGTGCTGAAAGACAGGTTCATGGGAGCAAGG ATAGTTGCAGCAATAATGGCAATCACAGGAATCGTAATGATGGCATATGCAGATGGTTTCCAGGGCGATTCAATTATTGGGGTAGCATATGCTGTTGGATCAGCCTCTACATCTGCATTGTATAAG GTTTTGTTCAAAATGTTTCTTGGAAGTGCAAACTTCGGGGAAGCGGCTCATTTTGTTTCTACTCTGGGCTtcttcaatttaattttcatctctgtTACCCCGATCATACTGTATTTTACAAAAGTGGAGTACTGGTCCCCCTTCTCTGCTGTGCCGTGGGGTTACCTGTGTGGCGTAGCCGGCCTCTGGTTAG CTTTCAATATTCTGGTTAACGTCGGCGTCGTGCTTACATACCCCATTCTGATCTCTATTGGCACAGTGCTCAGCGTCCCTGGAAATGCAG CTGTGGATCTGTTGAAGCACAAAATGATCTTCAGCGTAGTGAGGTTGGGAGCCACCATCATCATTTGCATTGGGTTTCTGCTGATGTTGCTCCCTGAGGAATGGGATGAAATAACCCTTAGGTTCATCAAcagcttgaaagagaaaaaaagtgaggaTCACGCCGACGACATCACAGACTCCAGCGTACAcacaagaagcagaagcagagctaATGGGACAGTGTCTATACCACTAGCTTAG
- the CCDC198 gene encoding uncharacterized protein CCDC198, which produces MGLSSSKAHPKVTKVAPMRAREDLPALTTPCQLPGVHLPAAAEWGKSTFYGELPPLRETWYGRASAGPLSFNTVLEKGETSIIKQHPPRRPQRLEPAGPPQAIAPAKPWSQQEVVATPKMKALEKRGQSLRHLPGRRQHLHKLQMLDLTRRRREAELKRNLHGEAKINKEKIKEFSPKKVLDTLQRGDSAESRDLVPAEHNQRFHGDDHGNTWGGGLSTQHDGAELSPGRSGKVDLWFCREPRTRDLFWDTSSTGSDEWEREEKKIYRKPTLVRTKTERVSLFDDFFDRDF; this is translated from the exons ATGGGTCTGAGCTCTTCCAAAGCGCACCCCAAGGTGACCAAGGTGGCACCGATGCGTGCCAGGGAGGACCTGCCTGCTCTCACCACCCCGTGCCAGCTCCCCGGCGTGCATCTGCCGGCCGCGGCAGAATGGGGAAAATCCACGTTTTACGGGGAACTTCCACCTCTCCGGGAGACCTGGTATGGGAGAGCCTCTGCAG GGCCCCTTTCTTTCAACACCGTGCTGGAAAAGGGAGAAACCAGCATCATTAAACAGCACCCGCCTCGAAGACCTCAA AGGCTTGAACCTGCTGGCCCTCCGCAAGCAATCGCTCCTGCAAAGCCCTGGAGTCAGCAAGAGGTGGTTGCAACCCCAAAAATGAAG GCTCTGGAGAAGAGGGGGCAAAGCCTGAGACACCTCCCGGGCAGGCGGCAGCACTTGCACAAGCTGCAGATGCTGGACTTGACCCGCAGGCGCCGAGAG gcagagctgaagcGAAATCTCCACGGGGAGGCCAaaatcaataaagaaaaaatcaagGAATTCAGCCCAAAGAAAGTCCTTGACACTCTCCAGAGAGGTGACAGCGCTGAAAGCCGAGACCTCGTCCCTGCTGAGCACAATCAGCGTTTTCATGGAGACGACCATG gAAACACGTGGGGTGGAGGACTCTCCACGCAGCACGATGGGGCTGAACTCTCTCCAGGCAGGAGCGGGAAGGTTGACCTGTGGTTCTGCAGGGAGCCGCGGACGAGGGATCTGTTCTGGGACACCTCCAGCACAGGCTCCGACgagtgggaaagggaagagaagaagatTTACCGCAAACCTACGCTTGTGAGAACCAAGACGGAGAGAGTTTCTCTCTTCGATGACTTCTTTGATAGGGATTTCTAG
- the SLC35F4 gene encoding solute carrier family 35 member F4 isoform X3 — protein MTRQLSPLTVAEDSAAPILELQNRSPSGICRHSRVERQSRSGEEGTQTHTESSSQEAERQTRCQSCTSTFLKLIWRFLIILSVSSSWVGTTQFVKITYETFDCPFFMTWFSTNWNIMVFPIYYSGHLATAQEKQSPIRKFRECSRIFGEDGLTLKLFLKRTAPFSILWTLTNYLYLLALKKLTATDVSALFCCNKAFVFLLSWIVLKDRFMGARIVAAIMAITGIVMMAYADGFQGDSIIGVAYAVGSASTSALYKVLFKMFLGSANFGEAAHFVSTLGFFNLIFISVTPIILYFTKVEYWSPFSAVPWGYLCGVAGLWLAFNILVNVGVVLTYPILISIGTVLSVPGNAAVDLLKHKMIFSVVRLGATIIICIGFLLMLLPEEWDEITLRFINSLKEKKSEDHADDITDSSVHTRSRSRANGTVSIPLA, from the exons ATGACTAGGCAGCTCTCCCCTCTAACTGTTGCTGAAGATTCTGCTGCTCCCATTCTTGAGCTGCAGAATCGAAGTCCCTCGGGAATCTGTCGGCACAGCAGAGTCGAGAGGCAGAGCAGATCAG gagaagaaGGAACACAAACGcacacagagagcagcagccaaGAAGCTGAAAGACAGACACGATGCCAGTCTTGCACATCCACATTTCTCAAGCTTATCTGGAGATTTCTGATAATTTTGTCCGTCTCTTCCTCCTGGGTCGGGACCACGCAGTTTGTCAAAATCACGTATGAGACCTTTGACTGTCCTTTTTTCATGACTTGGTTCTCAACAAACTGGAACATTATGGTTTTCCCCATTTATTATTCTGGGCACCTTGCAACTGCACAGGAAAAGCAGTCTCCAATCAGAAAATTCAG GGAATGCAGTCGGATTTTTGGTGAAGATGGTCTGACGCTGAAACTCTTTCTTAAAAGGACTGCTCCCTTTTCTATTCTGTGGACTTTGACTAACTACCTGTATTTACTGGCTTTAAAGAAGCTGACAGCCACAGACGTCTCTGCCCTGTTCTGTTGTAACAAAGCTTTTGTCTTCTTGCTTTCTTGGATTGTGCTGAAAGACAGGTTCATGGGAGCAAGG ATAGTTGCAGCAATAATGGCAATCACAGGAATCGTAATGATGGCATATGCAGATGGTTTCCAGGGCGATTCAATTATTGGGGTAGCATATGCTGTTGGATCAGCCTCTACATCTGCATTGTATAAG GTTTTGTTCAAAATGTTTCTTGGAAGTGCAAACTTCGGGGAAGCGGCTCATTTTGTTTCTACTCTGGGCTtcttcaatttaattttcatctctgtTACCCCGATCATACTGTATTTTACAAAAGTGGAGTACTGGTCCCCCTTCTCTGCTGTGCCGTGGGGTTACCTGTGTGGCGTAGCCGGCCTCTGGTTAG CTTTCAATATTCTGGTTAACGTCGGCGTCGTGCTTACATACCCCATTCTGATCTCTATTGGCACAGTGCTCAGCGTCCCTGGAAATGCAG CTGTGGATCTGTTGAAGCACAAAATGATCTTCAGCGTAGTGAGGTTGGGAGCCACCATCATCATTTGCATTGGGTTTCTGCTGATGTTGCTCCCTGAGGAATGGGATGAAATAACCCTTAGGTTCATCAAcagcttgaaagagaaaaaaagtgaggaTCACGCCGACGACATCACAGACTCCAGCGTACAcacaagaagcagaagcagagctaATGGGACAGTGTCTATACCACTAGCTTAG
- the SLC35F4 gene encoding solute carrier family 35 member F4 isoform X1 has protein sequence MERGSSPLERLSPLTPGGSASSALLSTLRENGDLSFCLIQCQCSGRGPRASRSSVIQCKPGGNCPSRHRGMTRQLSPLTVAEDSAAPILELQNRSPSGICRHSRVERQSRSGEEGTQTHTESSSQEAERQTRCQSCTSTFLKLIWRFLIILSVSSSWVGTTQFVKITYETFDCPFFMTWFSTNWNIMVFPIYYSGHLATAQEKQSPIRKFRECSRIFGEDGLTLKLFLKRTAPFSILWTLTNYLYLLALKKLTATDVSALFCCNKAFVFLLSWIVLKDRFMGARIVAAIMAITGIVMMAYADGFQGDSIIGVAYAVGSASTSALYKVLFKMFLGSANFGEAAHFVSTLGFFNLIFISVTPIILYFTKVEYWSPFSAVPWGYLCGVAGLWLAFNILVNVGVVLTYPILISIGTVLSVPGNAAVDLLKHKMIFSVVRLGATIIICIGFLLMLLPEEWDEITLRFINSLKEKKSEDHADDITDSSVHTRSRSRANGTVSIPLA, from the exons ATGGAAAGGGGAAGCTCTCCTCTGGAGAGACTGTCACCACTGACCCCGGGAGGTAGTGCTTCCTCAGCCCTCCTTTCCACCCTAAGGGAGAATGGTGACCTCTCCTTTTGCCTGATTCAGTGTCAGTGCTCAGGAAGGGGCCCAC GTGCCTCACGATCATCTGTCATCCAATGCAAGCCAGGAGGCAACTGCCCCAGCAGACACAGAGGCATGACTAGGCAGCTCTCCCCTCTAACTGTTGCTGAAGATTCTGCTGCTCCCATTCTTGAGCTGCAGAATCGAAGTCCCTCGGGAATCTGTCGGCACAGCAGAGTCGAGAGGCAGAGCAGATCAG gagaagaaGGAACACAAACGcacacagagagcagcagccaaGAAGCTGAAAGACAGACACGATGCCAGTCTTGCACATCCACATTTCTCAAGCTTATCTGGAGATTTCTGATAATTTTGTCCGTCTCTTCCTCCTGGGTCGGGACCACGCAGTTTGTCAAAATCACGTATGAGACCTTTGACTGTCCTTTTTTCATGACTTGGTTCTCAACAAACTGGAACATTATGGTTTTCCCCATTTATTATTCTGGGCACCTTGCAACTGCACAGGAAAAGCAGTCTCCAATCAGAAAATTCAG GGAATGCAGTCGGATTTTTGGTGAAGATGGTCTGACGCTGAAACTCTTTCTTAAAAGGACTGCTCCCTTTTCTATTCTGTGGACTTTGACTAACTACCTGTATTTACTGGCTTTAAAGAAGCTGACAGCCACAGACGTCTCTGCCCTGTTCTGTTGTAACAAAGCTTTTGTCTTCTTGCTTTCTTGGATTGTGCTGAAAGACAGGTTCATGGGAGCAAGG ATAGTTGCAGCAATAATGGCAATCACAGGAATCGTAATGATGGCATATGCAGATGGTTTCCAGGGCGATTCAATTATTGGGGTAGCATATGCTGTTGGATCAGCCTCTACATCTGCATTGTATAAG GTTTTGTTCAAAATGTTTCTTGGAAGTGCAAACTTCGGGGAAGCGGCTCATTTTGTTTCTACTCTGGGCTtcttcaatttaattttcatctctgtTACCCCGATCATACTGTATTTTACAAAAGTGGAGTACTGGTCCCCCTTCTCTGCTGTGCCGTGGGGTTACCTGTGTGGCGTAGCCGGCCTCTGGTTAG CTTTCAATATTCTGGTTAACGTCGGCGTCGTGCTTACATACCCCATTCTGATCTCTATTGGCACAGTGCTCAGCGTCCCTGGAAATGCAG CTGTGGATCTGTTGAAGCACAAAATGATCTTCAGCGTAGTGAGGTTGGGAGCCACCATCATCATTTGCATTGGGTTTCTGCTGATGTTGCTCCCTGAGGAATGGGATGAAATAACCCTTAGGTTCATCAAcagcttgaaagagaaaaaaagtgaggaTCACGCCGACGACATCACAGACTCCAGCGTACAcacaagaagcagaagcagagctaATGGGACAGTGTCTATACCACTAGCTTAG